A single genomic interval of Nonomuraea rubra harbors:
- a CDS encoding superoxide dismutase encodes MGQYTLPDMPYDYAALEPAITGEILELHHAKHHAAYVKGANDTLERLAEARDKGEFGGLVGLEKTYAFNLSGHVLHTIFWQNLSPDGGDRPDGELGDAITEHFGSFDAFRKQLTTATATVQGSGWGVLAWEPLGRRLVVEQVYDHHGNVGMNTTPLLVFDAWEHAYYLQYRNVRPDYVEKLWGLINWNDVIARYDAARGA; translated from the coding sequence ATGGGTCAGTACACCCTTCCCGACATGCCCTACGACTACGCGGCGCTGGAGCCCGCGATCACCGGCGAGATCCTGGAGCTGCACCACGCCAAGCACCACGCCGCCTACGTCAAGGGCGCCAACGACACCCTGGAGCGGCTGGCCGAGGCCCGCGACAAGGGTGAGTTCGGCGGATTGGTCGGGCTGGAGAAGACGTACGCGTTCAACCTGTCCGGCCACGTCCTGCACACGATCTTCTGGCAGAACCTCTCACCCGACGGCGGCGACCGCCCCGACGGCGAGCTGGGCGACGCGATCACCGAGCACTTCGGCTCGTTCGACGCCTTCAGGAAGCAGCTCACCACCGCCACCGCCACGGTGCAGGGCTCGGGCTGGGGCGTGCTGGCGTGGGAGCCGCTGGGCCGGCGGCTCGTGGTCGAGCAGGTCTACGACCACCACGGCAACGTCGGCATGAACACCACCCCGCTGCTGGTGTTCGACGCCTGGGAGCACGCGTACTACCTGCAGTACCGCAACGTCCGCCCGGACTACGTGGAGAAGCTGTGGGGCCTGATCAACTGGAACGACGTGATCGCCCGCTACGACGCCGCCCGCGGCGCCTAG
- a CDS encoding ArsB/NhaD family transporter, with translation MSVLSWVSVAVFLAAYALIATEKIHRVAAALGGAGIMLAIHATGAEAAFFSEHSGIDWNVIFLLLGMMIIVGVLKQTGVFEYLAIWAAKRARGRPFRLMVLLVLITAGASALLDNVTTVLLIAPVTFLVCERLAINPIPFLIAEAMASNIGGAATLVGDPPNIIIASRGGLSFNDFLIHMAPMVLVLMSVFIGLCYLLFGRTFRYDAERAAEVMALNEREAIADRRLLWQSLAVLALVLAAFVLHPVLHYEPSVVALLGAGVLVAATRVTTEQAIAEVEWPTLVFFAGLFVMVGALVETGVIGELSRAAVAATNGRLEVTTMGVLGLSAVLSAVVDNIPYVATMSPIVEQLVQAGGNGAAQVLWWALAFGADLGGNATAVGAAANVVVLGIAARNGTPISFWQFTKYGLVVTVVTVVLVAPYLWLRYLM, from the coding sequence GTGAGCGTGCTGTCCTGGGTGAGCGTGGCGGTGTTCCTGGCCGCGTACGCGCTGATCGCCACCGAGAAGATCCACCGCGTGGCCGCCGCGCTCGGCGGCGCCGGCATCATGCTGGCCATCCACGCCACCGGCGCCGAGGCCGCGTTCTTCTCCGAGCACTCCGGCATCGACTGGAACGTCATCTTCCTGCTGCTCGGCATGATGATCATCGTCGGGGTGCTGAAGCAGACGGGGGTCTTCGAGTACCTGGCCATCTGGGCCGCCAAGCGGGCCCGCGGGCGGCCGTTCCGGCTGATGGTGCTGCTGGTGCTGATCACCGCCGGGGCGTCGGCGCTGCTCGACAACGTCACCACCGTGCTGCTCATCGCGCCGGTGACGTTCCTGGTGTGCGAACGGCTCGCGATCAACCCGATCCCGTTCCTCATCGCCGAGGCCATGGCGTCCAACATCGGCGGCGCCGCCACCCTCGTCGGCGACCCGCCGAACATCATCATCGCCAGCCGCGGCGGCCTGAGCTTCAACGACTTCCTCATCCACATGGCGCCGATGGTGCTCGTGCTCATGTCGGTGTTCATCGGCCTGTGCTATCTGCTGTTCGGCCGGACGTTCCGGTACGACGCCGAGCGGGCGGCCGAGGTGATGGCGCTGAACGAGCGGGAGGCCATCGCCGACCGCAGGCTGCTGTGGCAGTCGCTGGCCGTGCTGGCGCTGGTGCTGGCCGCGTTCGTGCTGCATCCGGTGCTGCACTACGAGCCGTCGGTGGTCGCGCTGCTGGGCGCGGGCGTGCTGGTGGCCGCCACCCGGGTGACCACCGAGCAGGCCATCGCCGAGGTGGAATGGCCCACGCTGGTGTTCTTCGCCGGGCTGTTCGTCATGGTCGGCGCCCTGGTCGAGACCGGCGTCATCGGCGAGCTGTCGCGGGCCGCCGTCGCCGCCACGAACGGCCGGCTCGAGGTGACGACGATGGGAGTCCTCGGCCTCTCGGCCGTGCTGTCCGCCGTCGTGGACAACATCCCCTACGTCGCCACGATGAGCCCGATCGTCGAGCAGCTCGTGCAGGCGGGCGGCAACGGCGCGGCGCAGGTGCTGTGGTGGGCGCTGGCCTTCGGCGCCGACCTCGGCGGCAACGCCACCGCCGTCGGCGCCGCCGCCAACGTGGTGGTGCTCGGCATCGCCGCCCGGAACGGCACGCCGATCAGCTTCTGGCAGTTCACCAAGTACGGCCTGGTCGTCACGGTGGTCACCGTCGTGCTCGTCGCCCCGTACCTGTGGCTGCGCTACCTCATGTGA
- a CDS encoding GbsR/MarR family transcriptional regulator: protein MSVDEFVEDAGLFYERLGLSRTSGRVMGWLLTADTSGADAPELAEALAVAKSSMSVALRQLEQAGLVERFRVRGERRDRYRLAEDVFARAFRAKMAEFESFRTLAEQGLRAVGDDPERRRRLELMRDMYAFMMDRFPRLLDEWDELKDSR from the coding sequence GTGAGCGTTGATGAATTCGTGGAGGACGCGGGCCTGTTCTACGAGCGGCTCGGGCTGAGCCGCACGTCAGGCCGGGTCATGGGCTGGCTGCTGACCGCCGACACCTCCGGCGCCGACGCGCCCGAGCTGGCTGAGGCGCTGGCCGTGGCCAAGAGCAGCATGAGCGTCGCGCTGCGGCAGTTGGAGCAGGCGGGCCTCGTCGAACGGTTCCGGGTACGCGGCGAGCGGCGCGACCGCTACCGGCTGGCCGAGGACGTCTTCGCCCGCGCCTTCCGCGCGAAGATGGCCGAGTTCGAGAGCTTCCGCACCCTGGCCGAGCAAGGACTGCGCGCGGTGGGCGACGACCCGGAGCGCCGGCGGCGGCTGGAGCTCATGCGCGACATGTACGCGTTCATGATGGACCGCTTCCCCCGCCTGCTGGACGAGTGGGACGAGCTCAAGGACTCCCGATGA
- a CDS encoding glycosyltransferase — MRPLLITVGSRGDVQPYLALANGLLAAGHRPLLAAPRRFEPLATARGVDFAPLNDEMLALQDKVQGQGVRAAVTAARSVKPMLRRLLDDQAALAAHQADVVVYHPKSLGGPYLAEKLGVPALAGLLLPLYLPTAAFPSPILPVRVPPALNRATWRVSSAVEAPYRGTVRDWRAGALGLRDGFHPVADLVKAGGVLHAWSPHLLPAPADWPADAHPTGFWTMPAPGDWTPPERLARFLDDGDPPVYVGFGSSSSGDPETLTATVLEAVRLTGRRAVLATGWGALRPGAEPGGVLVIEEAPHEWLLPRMAVAVHHGGIGTVAAALRAGVPQVVRPFLGDQPFWAGRLHRLGVAPPPVTGRLTPARLAAAIDAATALAPAARALAAPVRAEDGVAAAVARISRPR; from the coding sequence ATGAGACCCCTACTGATCACCGTCGGCAGCCGCGGCGATGTCCAGCCCTACCTCGCCCTGGCCAACGGGCTGCTGGCCGCCGGGCACCGGCCACTGCTGGCCGCACCCCGCCGCTTCGAGCCGCTCGCCACCGCCCGCGGGGTGGACTTCGCGCCGCTGAACGACGAGATGCTCGCGCTGCAGGACAAGGTCCAGGGGCAGGGCGTGCGCGCCGCCGTCACCGCCGCCCGCTCGGTCAAGCCGATGCTCCGCCGCCTGCTCGACGACCAGGCCGCGCTCGCCGCCCACCAGGCCGACGTCGTCGTCTACCACCCCAAGTCCCTCGGCGGCCCCTACCTCGCCGAGAAGCTCGGCGTCCCGGCGCTCGCCGGCCTGCTCCTGCCGCTCTACCTGCCCACCGCCGCCTTCCCCTCCCCCATCCTCCCGGTACGGGTGCCGCCCGCCCTCAACCGGGCGACCTGGCGCGTCTCCTCCGCCGTCGAGGCGCCCTACCGCGGCACGGTGCGGGACTGGCGGGCCGGGGCGCTCGGCCTGCGCGACGGATTCCACCCGGTGGCCGACCTGGTCAAGGCGGGCGGCGTCCTGCACGCCTGGAGCCCGCACCTGCTCCCGGCACCCGCCGACTGGCCCGCCGACGCCCACCCCACCGGCTTCTGGACCATGCCCGCCCCCGGCGACTGGACCCCGCCCGAACGGCTGGCCCGCTTCCTCGACGACGGCGACCCGCCCGTCTACGTCGGCTTCGGCAGCTCCTCCAGCGGCGACCCGGAGACGCTGACCGCCACGGTGCTGGAGGCCGTCCGGCTGACCGGGCGCCGCGCCGTCCTGGCCACCGGCTGGGGTGCGCTGCGGCCGGGCGCGGAGCCGGGTGGCGTGCTGGTCATCGAGGAGGCCCCGCACGAGTGGCTGCTGCCCCGGATGGCGGTCGCCGTGCACCACGGCGGCATCGGCACGGTGGCCGCCGCCCTGCGCGCCGGCGTCCCCCAGGTGGTCCGCCCGTTCCTCGGCGACCAGCCGTTCTGGGCCGGACGCCTGCACCGCCTCGGCGTCGCCCCGCCACCCGTCACCGGCCGCCTCACCCCGGCTCGCCTGGCCGCCGCCATCGACGCCGCGACCGCCCTGGCCCCCGCCGCCCGCGCACTCGCCGCACCCGTCCGCGCCGAGGACGGCGTCGCCGCCGCCGTCGCCCGCATCAGCCGCCCGAGGTGA
- a CDS encoding ABC transporter ATP-binding protein: MASSPAVFIDSLVKCYGKVRALDGLDLNVHTGEVHGFLGPNGSGKTTTLRILLGLLRADAGHAELLGGDPWRDAVELHRRLAYVPGDVVLWPALSGGEAIDLLGRLRGGLDRRRKAALCERFDLDPTRKGRAYSKGNRQKVALIAALASDVELLLLDEPTSGLDPLMEAAFRETIRDERAQGRTVLLSSHLLSEVEALCDQVTIIRDGRAVQTGTLAELRHLTRTSITAALDRVPGELARLDGVHDLTVEGAQVRFQVDAGHLEQALRLLTDSGVRALTCQPPTLEELFLRHYQVAP; the protein is encoded by the coding sequence ATGGCGAGCAGTCCTGCCGTATTCATCGATAGCCTGGTCAAGTGCTACGGCAAGGTCCGTGCCCTGGACGGGCTCGACCTCAACGTGCACACCGGCGAGGTCCACGGGTTCCTCGGCCCGAACGGCTCGGGCAAGACCACGACGTTGCGCATCCTGCTCGGCCTGCTGCGCGCCGACGCCGGGCACGCCGAGCTGCTCGGCGGTGACCCGTGGCGGGACGCGGTCGAGCTGCACCGGCGGCTGGCGTACGTGCCGGGCGACGTCGTCCTGTGGCCCGCGCTGTCCGGTGGCGAGGCCATCGACCTGCTCGGACGGCTGCGCGGCGGCCTCGACCGGCGGCGCAAGGCGGCCCTGTGCGAGCGCTTCGATCTCGATCCCACCCGCAAGGGCCGCGCCTACTCCAAGGGCAACCGCCAGAAGGTCGCGCTGATCGCCGCCCTGGCCTCGGACGTCGAGCTGCTGCTCCTCGACGAGCCGACCTCGGGCCTGGACCCGCTCATGGAGGCGGCCTTCCGCGAGACGATCCGGGACGAGCGCGCCCAGGGGCGTACGGTGCTGCTGTCCAGCCACCTGCTGTCCGAGGTGGAGGCCCTGTGCGACCAGGTCACCATCATCCGTGACGGCCGCGCCGTCCAGACGGGCACGCTGGCCGAGCTGCGCCACCTCACCCGCACCTCCATCACCGCCGCCCTCGATCGGGTCCCCGGCGAGCTGGCCCGGCTGGACGGCGTGCACGACCTGACCGTCGAGGGCGCGCAGGTCCGTTTCCAGGTCGACGCGGGCCACCTGGAGCAGGCGTTGCGCCTGCTGACGGACTCGGGCGTGCGCGCGCTGACGTGTCAGCCGCCCACGCTGGAGGAGCTGTTCCTGCGCCACTACCAGGTCGCGCCATGA
- a CDS encoding ABC transporter permease, with protein sequence MTATPAPPGLATTGTPALVGRAMTGTPALVRLALRRDRLLLPSWVAVIAGLVTASASAIAELYPQAAQRIALGVTIGSAPALQALTGPVYDAASVGGLTAWRVTTMASVLAALMSILVVIRHTRAEEESGRAELVGACPVGRHALPASGVLVAAGANLLIGVLITLGLAGQGLPVAGSLAFGAAVSGTGWTFTGVAVLAGQLTAHARTASAVAVAALGAAFLLRALGDAARIEALSWLSPLGWAQRVRAFAGERWWVLILFAATGPALAGLAALLARRRDLGAGLLAPRSGPRDAAASLRGTVALAWRLHRGVLLGWTAAFTIGGALFGALAHSVGDLVRDNPQLAALLSRMGGGAGLLTDTFLAAELSVLGLIAGGYAVQATLRLQGEESALRADPVLATAVPRWRWAAGHLGMALAGSAAILAAGGVAAGVTHGLRIGEPALQVPRLLGAALVQVPATWTLAGIAMLLFGLLPRLTALAWAALIAFALLAQLGELLQLDDRIRSLSPFAHVPRALPGPVDPGPLLGLCLVTMVLVLAGVLAFQRRDLRGD encoded by the coding sequence ATGACCGCCACCCCGGCGCCGCCGGGGCTCGCGACGACCGGCACGCCGGCGCTGGTAGGGCGAGCGATGACGGGCACGCCGGCGCTGGTGCGGCTCGCGCTGCGCCGCGACCGCCTCCTGCTGCCCTCGTGGGTCGCCGTCATCGCCGGGCTCGTCACCGCCAGCGCCTCGGCCATCGCCGAGCTGTACCCGCAGGCGGCCCAGCGCATCGCGCTCGGCGTCACCATCGGCTCCGCGCCCGCGTTGCAGGCGCTGACCGGGCCCGTCTACGACGCCGCCTCGGTCGGCGGCCTGACCGCCTGGCGCGTGACCACGATGGCCTCGGTGCTGGCCGCGCTGATGAGCATCCTCGTGGTGATCCGGCACACCCGCGCCGAGGAGGAGAGCGGCCGGGCCGAGCTGGTCGGCGCCTGCCCCGTCGGCCGGCACGCGCTCCCGGCCTCCGGGGTGCTGGTGGCCGCGGGCGCGAACCTGCTGATCGGCGTGCTCATCACGCTCGGCCTGGCCGGGCAGGGGCTGCCGGTCGCGGGCTCGCTCGCCTTCGGCGCCGCGGTGAGCGGCACCGGCTGGACCTTCACCGGCGTCGCCGTCCTGGCCGGGCAGCTCACCGCGCACGCCCGCACCGCCAGCGCCGTCGCGGTCGCGGCCCTCGGCGCGGCCTTCCTGCTGCGCGCCCTCGGCGACGCGGCCCGGATCGAGGCGCTGTCCTGGCTGTCGCCGCTGGGCTGGGCCCAGCGGGTACGCGCCTTCGCCGGCGAACGCTGGTGGGTGCTCATCCTGTTCGCCGCCACCGGGCCTGCCCTGGCCGGGCTGGCGGCCCTCCTGGCCAGGCGGCGCGACCTGGGCGCCGGGCTGCTCGCACCGCGTTCCGGCCCGCGCGACGCCGCCGCCTCCCTACGGGGTACGGTCGCGCTGGCCTGGCGGCTGCACCGCGGGGTGCTCCTGGGCTGGACGGCGGCGTTCACGATCGGGGGCGCGCTGTTCGGGGCGCTGGCCCACAGCGTCGGCGACCTCGTGCGCGACAACCCGCAACTGGCCGCGCTGCTCTCCCGCATGGGCGGCGGCGCGGGCCTGCTGACCGACACGTTCCTGGCGGCGGAGCTGAGCGTGCTCGGCCTGATCGCCGGCGGCTACGCCGTTCAGGCCACGCTGCGGTTACAGGGCGAGGAGTCGGCGCTCAGGGCCGACCCCGTCCTGGCCACCGCCGTGCCCCGATGGCGCTGGGCGGCCGGCCACCTCGGCATGGCGCTGGCCGGCAGCGCCGCGATCCTGGCCGCGGGCGGCGTGGCCGCCGGGGTCACCCACGGCCTCAGGATCGGCGAACCCGCGCTGCAGGTGCCGCGGCTGCTCGGCGCGGCGCTGGTCCAGGTGCCCGCCACCTGGACCCTGGCCGGGATCGCGATGCTGCTGTTCGGGCTGCTCCCCCGGCTGACCGCGCTCGCCTGGGCGGCGCTGATCGCGTTCGCCCTGCTCGCCCAGCTCGGCGAGCTGCTGCAGCTCGACGACCGGATCCGGAGCCTGTCGCCCTTCGCGCACGTGCCGCGGGCCCTTCCCGGGCCGGTGGACCCGGGCCCGCTGCTGGGCCTGTGCCTGGTCACCATGGTCCTCGTCCTGGCCGGCGTCCTCGCCTTCCAGCGACGTGACCTGCGGGGGGATTGA
- a CDS encoding sodium:calcium antiporter, whose translation MLPLVALSVLGLVVLALAADHLVLGSGRLAERLGLQPVVVGVVVIGFGTSAPELVVTATASLRGRTDLALAGLVGSNIVNVTLILGVCGLAAALAVRSSVLRREAPLSVAAVTLFAIAALSGLGFGAGAVLVVALAGALVLLLRFARQAPGDPVAAETADYLETSVRPRLAAEVPRTLLGLAGTLLGAQLLVANASELAIQAGLSPDLVGFTLVALGTSLPELVTSLQAQRRGDSDLVVGNLLGSNLINSLAGGAVIAFAGTAPPALAPAVIAAMAGVSGLTWALLARGKRLSRRESALLLGVYVALLPLVT comes from the coding sequence ATGCTGCCGCTGGTCGCCCTCAGCGTGCTGGGGCTGGTCGTGCTCGCCCTCGCCGCCGACCACCTGGTGCTCGGCTCCGGACGGCTGGCCGAGCGGCTCGGCCTGCAGCCCGTCGTGGTGGGCGTGGTCGTGATCGGGTTCGGCACGAGCGCGCCGGAGCTCGTGGTGACCGCGACGGCGAGCTTGCGGGGCCGGACCGACCTGGCGCTGGCCGGGCTGGTCGGCTCGAACATCGTCAACGTGACGCTGATCCTCGGCGTCTGCGGGCTGGCGGCGGCGCTGGCCGTGCGCTCGTCGGTGCTGCGGCGGGAGGCGCCGCTGTCGGTGGCGGCGGTCACGCTGTTCGCGATCGCCGCCCTGTCGGGGCTCGGCTTCGGCGCGGGCGCCGTCCTGGTCGTGGCCCTGGCCGGGGCGCTGGTGCTGCTGCTGCGCTTCGCCCGGCAGGCGCCAGGCGACCCGGTCGCGGCGGAGACGGCGGACTACCTGGAGACGTCCGTACGCCCGAGGCTGGCGGCCGAGGTGCCGCGGACGCTGCTCGGCCTGGCCGGAACGCTGCTGGGAGCGCAACTACTCGTGGCCAACGCCTCCGAGCTGGCCATCCAGGCGGGCCTGTCACCGGACCTGGTGGGGTTCACCCTGGTCGCGCTCGGCACCTCGCTGCCCGAGCTGGTCACCTCCCTCCAGGCCCAGCGGCGTGGTGACAGCGACCTGGTGGTCGGCAACCTGCTCGGCAGCAACCTGATCAACAGCCTGGCCGGCGGCGCCGTCATCGCGTTCGCCGGCACCGCGCCGCCCGCCCTGGCCCCGGCCGTCATCGCCGCGATGGCCGGGGTCAGCGGTCTCACCTGGGCCCTGCTGGCGCGCGGCAAACGGCTCAGCCGCAGGGAGTCGGCTCTGCTGCTGGGGGTGTACGTCGCGCTCCTGCCTCTCGTCACCTGA